A portion of the Pseudomonas synxantha BG33R genome contains these proteins:
- a CDS encoding methyl-accepting chemotaxis protein: MSAVLSLLQSRLLRPVFVTLGIALLVQVLVAVALTRSTVTALEADLGNRLGIDSQKLSGELAQAGKEVMSSLDSLSSSTRQRLTAGLSTRLQEEQKQLRATLEKDLKDSANDMAQLLASVAPRAMWDSDVPTLSEFARRAQRNPNVLFVVYDDAAGEHLTRYLNRDNPINQALLAKGAGERALDKVLNAAKTDPSVYYVEASISPNGVEIGKVRMGVSTAAVEADLQALDKRFAALIASGDQLVGDSLQGAAADSASAMGARLQSAQATATQMTANTSSAVQEAAGTLRWRIGMGLALVGLGVLLLLAVVLGRRVVNRLKLLIAAMDDLAAGEGDLTKRVQINSKDEIGDMASAVNRFVDKLQPIVREAGDVAQRTGVEIGAMTLRNAGADAAAGLQRDEVAESLRALSQMADEAQAESHAMQAALQQVVDIRQATDENSRTSAEVGSLIEALAGQVQAGSQVIERLAQQSEQIEVVLTVIHGIAEQTNLLALNAAIEAARAGETGRGFAVVADEVRALASKTQSSTGDIQAHIVALQQGAREAVETIGKAGRQANEGLLVLRDSVRLQQTVQASVEQVHAAIGLATRAAEHQAQGAHAVRGRVEVIHAQAERAAQAVVETTASGKVLDGLAAQLKASLGQFRA, from the coding sequence GTGTCTGCCGTTCTCTCGTTGTTACAAAGCCGTCTGTTGCGGCCGGTGTTCGTTACCCTTGGTATCGCCCTTTTGGTGCAAGTGCTGGTTGCCGTCGCGCTGACGCGGAGCACCGTGACCGCGCTGGAAGCTGATTTGGGTAATCGTCTGGGCATCGATAGTCAGAAACTGTCTGGCGAATTGGCCCAGGCCGGCAAGGAGGTCATGTCCAGCCTGGACAGCTTGTCCTCCAGCACGCGCCAGCGCCTGACAGCCGGGCTTTCCACGCGTCTGCAGGAAGAGCAGAAGCAACTGCGTGCGACCCTGGAAAAAGACCTGAAAGACTCCGCCAATGACATGGCGCAGTTGCTGGCCTCCGTCGCACCCCGCGCCATGTGGGACAGCGATGTGCCAACACTCTCGGAATTTGCCCGGCGTGCCCAACGCAATCCCAATGTGTTGTTTGTCGTGTATGACGACGCCGCGGGTGAGCACCTGACGCGTTATCTGAACCGTGATAACCCGATCAACCAGGCGTTGCTGGCAAAGGGCGCGGGTGAGCGTGCCCTCGATAAGGTGTTGAACGCGGCCAAGACAGACCCGTCGGTGTACTACGTCGAAGCCTCCATCAGCCCAAATGGTGTGGAAATTGGCAAGGTGCGCATGGGCGTGTCGACCGCTGCGGTTGAGGCCGATCTGCAAGCATTGGATAAGCGCTTTGCCGCGCTGATCGCCAGCGGTGATCAACTGGTGGGCGACAGCCTGCAGGGAGCGGCGGCTGATAGTGCCAGCGCCATGGGCGCCAGGCTGCAGTCGGCACAGGCAACTGCCACCCAAATGACTGCAAACACCTCCAGTGCCGTACAAGAAGCGGCGGGCACCCTGCGTTGGCGTATTGGCATGGGCCTGGCATTGGTGGGGCTTGGCGTATTGCTGTTACTCGCTGTTGTGTTGGGCCGGCGCGTGGTCAATCGTCTCAAGCTGCTTATTGCCGCCATGGATGACCTCGCGGCAGGGGAGGGCGACCTCACCAAGCGTGTGCAGATCAACAGCAAGGACGAAATCGGTGATATGGCTTCGGCGGTCAATCGCTTTGTGGATAAGTTGCAGCCCATCGTGCGCGAGGCGGGCGATGTGGCCCAGCGTACCGGTGTGGAAATCGGCGCCATGACATTGCGTAACGCGGGCGCCGACGCGGCAGCGGGCTTGCAGCGCGACGAGGTTGCAGAGAGCTTGCGCGCACTTTCGCAGATGGCTGACGAGGCCCAGGCCGAAAGCCACGCCATGCAAGCGGCCTTGCAGCAGGTGGTGGATATTCGCCAGGCCACGGATGAGAACTCGCGCACCTCGGCTGAGGTCGGCAGCTTGATCGAGGCGTTGGCGGGGCAGGTGCAGGCTGGCTCCCAGGTGATCGAGCGGCTGGCGCAGCAAAGCGAGCAGATCGAAGTCGTACTTACCGTGATTCATGGCATTGCCGAGCAAACCAATTTGCTCGCCCTGAATGCGGCTATCGAAGCGGCGCGGGCGGGTGAGACTGGACGTGGCTTTGCCGTGGTGGCGGACGAAGTGCGTGCGCTGGCCAGCAAGACCCAAAGCTCCACAGGCGATATCCAGGCGCATATCGTGGCGTTACAACAGGGCGCGCGTGAGGCGGTGGAAACCATCGGCAAGGCTGGTCGCCAGGCCAATGAGGGCTTGCTGGTGTTGCGCGACAGTGTGCGTTTGCAGCAGACAGTGCAGGCGTCGGTCGAGCAGGTGCACGCCGCGATTGGTCTGGCGACGCGTGCGGCTGAGCACCAGGCTCAGGGCGCCCATGCGGTGCGTGGGCGGGTCGAAGTGATCCATGCCCAGGCCGAGCGTGCGGCGCAGGCAGTGGTGGAGACGACAGCCAGTGGCAAGGTGCTGGATGGGTTGGCGGCGCAGTTGAAGGCGAGTCTGGGGCAGTTCCGGGCTTAG
- the rpsF gene encoding 30S ribosomal protein S6, whose protein sequence is MRHYEIIFLVHPDQSEQVGGMVERYTKLIEEDGGKIHRLEDWGRRQLAYAINNVHKAHYVMLNVECTGKALAELEDNFRYNDAVIRNLVIRREEAVTGQSEMLKAEENRSERRERRDRPEEGADDSADDSDNSDNADE, encoded by the coding sequence ATGCGTCATTACGAAATCATCTTTTTGGTCCACCCGGATCAAAGCGAGCAAGTCGGCGGCATGGTTGAGCGTTACACCAAGCTGATCGAAGAAGACGGCGGCAAAATCCACCGTCTGGAAGATTGGGGCCGTCGTCAACTGGCCTACGCAATCAACAATGTTCACAAGGCTCACTACGTGATGCTGAACGTTGAGTGCACTGGCAAGGCCCTGGCCGAGCTGGAAGACAACTTCCGCTACAACGATGCAGTGATCCGTAACCTGGTCATCCGTCGCGAAGAAGCCGTTACCGGCCAATCCGAGATGCTCAAGGCTGAAGAAAACCGCAGTGAGCGCCGTGAGCGTCGCGACCGTCCTGAAGAAGGCGCTGATGATAGCGCTGATGACAGTGACAACAGCGATAACGCTGACGAGTAA
- a CDS encoding iron ABC transporter substrate-binding protein encodes MMIRDNRLKTSLLRGLSLTLLSLTLLSPAAYSADKIALTLYNGQHKEVGDELAKAFEAKTGIHVNVRKGSSNQLASQVVEEGDRSPADVIYTEESPPLNKLGEQGLLAKIDTSTLDVLPKDYVGRNGDWMGVTARTRVVAFNPKLIAEKDLPKSVLDFAGPEWQGKVGFVPTSGAFQEQAVAIIKLHGREAAEEWLTGLRAFGKVYSNNMVALKAVENGEVATVLVNNYYWFALKKEKTNLDSQLHYFTDGDAGGLITVSSAAALKSSKHPKEAQQLLAFMASEEGQRVITNTSAEYPLRKGMESNRGLKPFSELQPPKVTPADLGNAEEALELERDVGLN; translated from the coding sequence ATGATGATCCGCGATAACCGTCTCAAAACATCCCTTCTGCGCGGCCTGAGCCTCACCCTGCTCAGCCTGACCCTGCTCTCGCCCGCCGCCTATTCTGCCGACAAGATCGCCCTGACCTTGTACAACGGCCAACATAAGGAAGTCGGCGATGAACTCGCCAAAGCCTTTGAAGCCAAGACCGGCATTCACGTCAACGTGCGCAAAGGCAGCAGCAATCAGTTGGCCAGCCAGGTCGTCGAAGAAGGAGACCGCTCCCCCGCCGACGTGATCTATACCGAAGAATCGCCGCCGCTGAACAAACTCGGCGAGCAAGGTTTGCTGGCGAAGATCGATACCAGCACCCTCGATGTACTACCCAAGGATTACGTTGGCCGTAACGGCGATTGGATGGGCGTGACCGCCCGCACCCGCGTCGTGGCTTTCAACCCAAAACTGATTGCTGAAAAAGACCTGCCCAAGTCGGTATTGGACTTCGCCGGCCCCGAGTGGCAAGGCAAGGTCGGCTTCGTACCCACCAGCGGCGCGTTCCAAGAACAAGCGGTGGCGATCATTAAGCTGCACGGCCGTGAAGCCGCGGAAGAATGGCTGACCGGCCTGCGCGCCTTCGGCAAGGTGTACAGCAACAATATGGTCGCCCTCAAGGCCGTTGAAAATGGCGAAGTGGCCACCGTGCTGGTGAACAACTATTACTGGTTTGCCCTGAAAAAGGAAAAAACCAACCTGGACTCCCAACTGCACTACTTCACCGATGGCGATGCTGGCGGCCTGATCACCGTATCATCCGCTGCCGCACTGAAATCCAGCAAACACCCCAAAGAAGCTCAGCAACTGCTGGCATTCATGGCCAGTGAAGAAGGCCAGCGCGTGATCACCAACACCTCGGCCGAATACCCGCTGCGCAAAGGCATGGAGTCCAACCGTGGCCTCAAGCCCTTTAGCGAGCTGCAGCCGCCGAAAGTCACCCCAGCCGACCTTGGCAACGCCGAAGAAGCCTTGGAACTGGAACGTGATGTTGGCTTGAACTGA
- the dnaB gene encoding replicative DNA helicase, translated as MNEISAPEQYDLQTAALKVPPHSIEAEQAVLGGLMLDNNAWERVLDQVSDGDFYRHDHRLIFRAIAKLADQNSPIDVVTLAEQLDKEGQTSQVGGLGYLGELAKNTPSVANIKAYAQIVRERATLRQLIGISTEIADSAFNPEGRTAAEILDEAERQIFQIAEARPKTGGPVSVNDLLTKAIDRIDTLFNTDAAITGISTGYTDLDEKTSGLQPSDLIIVAGRPSMGKTTFAMNLVENAVLRSDKAVLVYSLEMPGESLIMRMLSSLGRIDQTKVRSGQLEDDDWPRLTSAVNLLNDRKLFIDDTAGISPSEMRARTRRLVREHGDIALIMIDYLQLMQIPGSSGDNRTNEISEISRSLKALAKEFNCPVVALSQLNRSLEQRPNKRPVNSDLRESGAIEQDADVIMFVYRDEVYHPETEHKGIAEIIIGKQRNGPIGFIRLAFIGKYTRFENLAPGSYNFDDDE; from the coding sequence ATGAACGAAATCTCCGCTCCTGAGCAATACGATCTGCAAACCGCTGCCCTGAAGGTGCCGCCGCATTCCATCGAGGCCGAACAGGCCGTGCTCGGTGGCTTGATGCTGGACAACAACGCCTGGGAACGCGTGCTGGATCAAGTCTCGGACGGTGACTTCTATCGCCATGACCACCGCCTGATCTTCCGCGCCATCGCCAAGCTGGCCGACCAGAACTCACCGATCGACGTGGTGACGCTGGCCGAACAACTGGACAAGGAAGGCCAGACCTCCCAGGTCGGCGGCCTGGGCTATCTCGGTGAGCTGGCGAAAAACACGCCGTCCGTCGCCAACATCAAGGCCTATGCGCAGATCGTCCGCGAGCGCGCCACCCTGCGCCAGTTGATCGGCATCAGCACCGAAATCGCCGACAGCGCCTTCAACCCGGAAGGCCGTACCGCCGCCGAGATCCTTGATGAAGCCGAACGCCAGATCTTCCAGATCGCCGAAGCACGGCCCAAAACCGGCGGCCCGGTCAGCGTCAACGACCTGCTGACCAAGGCTATCGACCGTATCGATACCTTGTTCAACACCGACGCGGCCATTACCGGTATTTCCACCGGCTACACCGACCTCGACGAAAAGACCAGCGGCCTGCAACCGTCCGACCTGATCATCGTCGCCGGCCGTCCGTCCATGGGTAAGACCACCTTTGCGATGAACCTGGTGGAAAACGCCGTACTGCGCAGCGACAAGGCGGTATTGGTGTACTCCCTCGAAATGCCAGGCGAATCGCTGATCATGCGTATGCTTTCGTCCCTGGGTCGTATCGACCAGACCAAAGTGCGTTCCGGCCAGTTGGAAGACGACGATTGGCCGCGCCTGACCTCGGCGGTCAACCTGCTCAATGACCGCAAGCTGTTCATCGACGACACGGCCGGTATCAGCCCGTCCGAGATGCGTGCGCGTACCCGCCGACTGGTGCGCGAGCACGGTGATATCGCGCTGATCATGATCGACTACCTGCAACTGATGCAGATCCCGGGTTCCAGCGGCGACAACCGTACCAACGAGATTTCCGAAATCTCCCGGTCCCTCAAAGCCCTGGCCAAGGAATTCAACTGCCCGGTGGTGGCGCTGTCCCAGCTCAACCGCTCCCTGGAGCAACGCCCCAACAAGCGCCCGGTGAACTCCGACTTGCGTGAATCCGGAGCAATCGAGCAGGACGCCGACGTGATCATGTTCGTGTACCGCGACGAGGTGTACCACCCCGAAACGGAACACAAGGGCATCGCCGAGATCATCATCGGCAAGCAGCGTAACGGCCCGATCGGCTTTATCCGCCTGGCGTTCATCGGTAAGTACACACGCTTCGAGAACCTGGCACCGGGCAGTTACAACTTCGACGACGATGAGTAA
- the rlmB gene encoding 23S rRNA (guanosine(2251)-2'-O)-methyltransferase RlmB, with amino-acid sequence MSLEKIYGVHAVEALLRHHPKRVKQVWLAEGRSEPRVQALVELATQNKVAIGQAERREMDVWVEGVHQGVVADVSPSQVWGEAMLDELLDRTEGAPLLLVLDGVTDPHNLGACLRSADAAGALAVIVPKDKSATLTPVVRKVACGAAEVIPLVAVTNLARTLEKLQQRGLWVVGTAGEAEVSIYDQDLTGPTILIMGAEGKGMRRLTREHCDYLVHLPMAGSVSSLNVSVATGVCLFEAQRQRGAKAKTKK; translated from the coding sequence ATGAGTCTGGAAAAAATCTACGGCGTGCATGCCGTAGAAGCACTGCTGCGTCATCACCCCAAACGCGTCAAGCAGGTTTGGCTGGCAGAAGGTCGCAGCGAGCCGCGTGTGCAGGCGCTGGTCGAACTGGCCACTCAAAACAAGGTTGCCATCGGCCAGGCCGAGCGTCGTGAAATGGACGTGTGGGTTGAAGGTGTTCACCAGGGCGTGGTTGCAGATGTCAGCCCAAGCCAGGTATGGGGCGAAGCCATGCTCGACGAGCTGCTCGACCGTACCGAAGGTGCGCCGCTCCTGCTGGTGCTGGACGGGGTGACCGACCCGCACAACCTTGGCGCCTGCCTGCGTTCGGCAGATGCTGCCGGCGCGCTGGCGGTGATCGTGCCTAAAGACAAGTCTGCAACCTTGACCCCGGTGGTGCGTAAAGTAGCGTGTGGTGCGGCGGAAGTGATTCCGCTGGTGGCCGTGACCAACCTGGCGCGCACCCTGGAGAAACTCCAGCAGCGTGGCCTGTGGGTCGTGGGTACGGCAGGCGAGGCCGAGGTCAGCATTTATGACCAGGACCTGACCGGCCCGACCATCCTGATCATGGGCGCCGAAGGCAAAGGCATGCGTCGTTTGACCCGTGAGCATTGCGATTACCTGGTGCACTTGCCGATGGCCGGTAGCGTCAGCAGCCTGAACGTGTCGGTGGCGACGGGCGTGTGCCTGTTTGAAGCCCAGCGTCAGCGTGGTGCCAAGGCTAAGACCAAGAAGTAA
- the rpsR gene encoding 30S ribosomal protein S18 has product MARFFRRRKFCRFTAEDVKEIDYKDLNTLKAYVSETGKIVPSRITGTKARYQRQLATAIKRARFLALLAYTDSHGR; this is encoded by the coding sequence ATGGCACGTTTCTTCCGTCGTCGTAAATTCTGCCGCTTCACCGCTGAAGACGTGAAAGAGATCGATTACAAAGATCTCAACACTCTGAAAGCTTACGTATCCGAGACCGGCAAAATCGTTCCAAGCCGTATCACCGGTACCAAAGCACGTTATCAGCGTCAGCTGGCCACCGCTATCAAGCGCGCCCGCTTCCTGGCCCTGCTGGCCTACACCGACAGCCACGGCCGCTGA
- the rplI gene encoding 50S ribosomal protein L9, which yields MQLILLEKVANLGNLGDKVNVKAGYGRNYLLPYGKATAATAANLAAFEERRAELEKAAADKKASAETRAAQLAELEVTITATAGDEGKLFGSIGTHDIADALTASGVEVQKSEVRLPNGTIRNVGEFDVAVHLHAEVEATVRVVVVAA from the coding sequence ATGCAACTGATCCTTCTGGAAAAAGTCGCCAACCTGGGCAACCTGGGCGACAAAGTGAACGTTAAGGCCGGCTACGGTCGTAACTACCTGCTGCCATACGGCAAAGCCACCGCTGCAACCGCTGCCAACCTGGCTGCGTTTGAAGAGCGTCGTGCTGAGCTGGAAAAAGCCGCAGCAGACAAAAAAGCTTCGGCCGAAACTCGCGCTGCCCAACTGGCTGAGCTGGAAGTGACTATCACTGCCACCGCCGGTGACGAAGGCAAGCTGTTCGGTTCGATCGGCACCCACGACATCGCTGATGCACTGACCGCCTCCGGCGTTGAAGTGCAGAAGAGCGAAGTTCGTCTGCCGAACGGCACCATCCGCAACGTAGGCGAATTCGACGTAGCCGTGCACCTGCACGCCGAAGTTGAAGCCACCGTACGCGTTGTCGTGGTAGCAGCTTAA
- a CDS encoding ABC transporter permease gives MTASLTAGAFSPRRKRPSIWLLLPVLLLVGLSLLPLAYVGLKAWQAGWAEAVHLLWRPYVFGLLRNTLALMVGVTVTCGVIGLSLAWLLERSNLPGRRIWGVILCLPFAVPAFVSSFTWVSLSASFEGLGGAILVMSLSKYPLVFLPVAATLRNLDPSLEESARTLGLNRWGVFFRITLPLLWPSLLAGALLIALHMLVEFGALSIIGLQTFTTAIYQQFELEFSNANAAMLSAVLLVMCLTLLWLELRVRGKGRHVRIGQGAARHAEQVRLGKWAPLGQVYCLALAIIGSGIPLGMLGYWLAVGSSAAFPLAEIGEALLSSLALSLGGAALCLVLAVPVGLLVVRYKGQLALWAERLPYLLHALPGLVIALTLVYFALHYVPALYQTSALLLIAYALLFLPLAQAPIRTALNKAAPQLEEAARTLGASSFSAFCRVTLPIIFPALGAAFALVFLDAMKELTATLLLSPTGLNTLATAVWAHTSNVEFAAAAPYAALLILVSGLPVYLLTTRMYLSR, from the coding sequence ATGACCGCGTCGCTAACGGCCGGGGCATTCAGCCCACGGCGCAAACGTCCGTCGATCTGGCTGTTGCTGCCAGTACTGCTGCTCGTCGGCCTGAGCCTGCTGCCACTGGCGTATGTCGGACTCAAGGCCTGGCAGGCCGGCTGGGCAGAGGCGGTGCATCTGCTGTGGAGGCCGTATGTGTTCGGCCTGCTGCGCAACACCCTCGCACTGATGGTCGGCGTGACCGTGACCTGTGGCGTGATCGGCCTGTCCCTGGCCTGGCTGCTGGAACGCAGCAACCTGCCGGGAAGAAGGATCTGGGGCGTAATCCTGTGCCTGCCGTTTGCGGTGCCTGCGTTTGTCAGCAGCTTTACCTGGGTGTCCCTGAGCGCGAGCTTCGAAGGGCTCGGTGGCGCGATTCTGGTGATGAGTCTGTCCAAGTACCCGCTGGTGTTTCTACCGGTGGCCGCAACCTTGCGTAACCTTGACCCATCCCTGGAAGAGTCCGCGCGCACCCTGGGACTGAATCGCTGGGGCGTGTTCTTTCGCATCACCTTGCCGCTGCTGTGGCCGTCGCTATTGGCCGGGGCACTCCTGATCGCCCTGCACATGCTGGTGGAGTTCGGGGCCTTGTCGATCATCGGACTGCAGACCTTTACCACCGCGATCTACCAGCAATTCGAATTGGAATTCAGCAACGCCAATGCCGCGATGCTCTCGGCGGTGTTGCTGGTGATGTGCCTGACCTTGCTGTGGCTGGAGCTGCGCGTGCGCGGTAAAGGCCGACACGTGCGCATTGGCCAGGGCGCGGCGCGACATGCCGAGCAGGTCCGGCTGGGCAAGTGGGCACCATTGGGGCAGGTGTATTGCCTGGCGCTGGCGATCATTGGCAGCGGCATTCCGCTGGGGATGCTCGGTTATTGGTTGGCCGTCGGATCTTCCGCCGCGTTTCCACTGGCTGAAATTGGCGAGGCGTTGCTCTCCTCACTTGCCTTGTCGCTGGGAGGCGCGGCGTTGTGCCTGGTACTGGCGGTGCCCGTAGGTTTGCTGGTGGTGCGCTACAAAGGCCAGTTGGCACTGTGGGCCGAACGGCTGCCCTACCTGCTGCACGCCCTGCCCGGCCTGGTGATTGCACTGACACTGGTGTATTTCGCGCTGCATTACGTGCCCGCGCTGTACCAGACCTCGGCGTTGCTGCTGATCGCTTATGCGTTGCTGTTTTTGCCATTGGCCCAGGCGCCGATTCGTACGGCTTTGAACAAAGCAGCACCACAACTGGAAGAGGCGGCGCGCACGCTGGGCGCTTCGTCGTTCAGTGCGTTTTGCCGAGTGACGTTGCCGATTATCTTTCCGGCGCTGGGGGCTGCGTTTGCGTTGGTGTTCCTGGATGCGATGAAGGAATTGACGGCAACGTTGCTGCTCAGCCCTACGGGGTTGAATACCTTGGCGACTGCCGTGTGGGCGCATACTTCGAATGTGGAGTTTGCGGCGGCGGCACCTTATGCAGCGTTGTTGATATTGGTGTCGGGATTGCCGGTGTATTTGCTTACGACTCGGATGTATCTGAGTCGCTGA
- the rnr gene encoding ribonuclease R: protein MADWQSLDPEAAREAEKYENPIPSRELILAHLADRGSPASREQLVEEFGLTTEDQLEALRRRLRAMERDAQLIYTRRGTYAPVDKLDLILGRIAGHRDGFGFLIPDDGSDDLFMSPAQMRLVFDGDRALARVSGLDRRGRREGVIVEVVSRAHESIVGRYFEEGGIGFVVPDNPKVQQEVLITPGRNGAAKVGQFVEVKITHWPTARFQPQGDIVEVVGNYMAPGMEIDVALRTYDIPHVWPDAVLKEAAKLKPEVEEKDKEKRIDLRHLPFVTIDGEDARDFDDAVYCEAKPGKLRLFSGGWKLYVAIADVSSYVKIGSALDNEAQVRGNSVYFPERVIPMLPEQLSNGLCSLNPKVDRLAMVCEMTISKTGEMTDYQFYEAVIHSQARLTYNKVSTILETPKTSEAKALRTEYAGVVPHLKQLYSLYKVLLGARHTRGAIDFETQETRIVFGSERKIAAITPTTRNDAHKLIEECMLAANVATAEFLKKHEIPALYRVHDGPPPERLEKLRAFLGELGLSLHKGKDGPTPKDYQALLASIKDRPDYHVIQTVMLRSLSQAVYSADNQGHFGLNYEAYTHFTSPIRRYPDLLTHRAIRSVIHSKQNTPHVKRAGAMTIPKARIYPYDEAALEQLGEQCSMSERRADEATRDVVNWLKCEFMKDRVGESFPGVITAVTGFGLFVELTDIYVEGLVHVTALPGDYYHFDPVHHRLAGERTGRSFRLGDTVEVQVMRVDLDERKIDFGMPDKPAEPAGRKKRGSETAAPASKGKTTGAKTAAEPAPAKSGRRSSAKDKAPEAYRPSDAAAKNAELRKSRELKQQLLNEAKSGGKAASGGKSQGAEKPSSKPSKHRKGPPKAGSAPAKSGGSRKPKAKS, encoded by the coding sequence ATGGCCGATTGGCAGTCCCTCGATCCCGAGGCCGCTCGTGAAGCGGAAAAATATGAAAACCCTATTCCTAGCCGCGAACTGATCCTGGCGCACCTCGCCGATCGTGGTTCGCCTGCTAGCCGCGAGCAGTTGGTCGAAGAATTCGGTCTGACCACCGAAGACCAGCTCGAAGCCCTGCGCCGCCGTCTGCGTGCGATGGAGCGCGATGCTCAATTGATCTACACCCGTCGTGGCACTTACGCGCCGGTAGACAAGCTCGACCTGATCCTGGGCCGCATTGCCGGCCATCGTGACGGTTTCGGCTTCCTGATCCCGGATGACGGCAGTGACGATCTGTTCATGAGCCCGGCGCAAATGCGCCTGGTGTTCGATGGCGACCGCGCCCTGGCGCGGGTTTCCGGCCTGGACCGTCGCGGTCGTCGCGAAGGCGTGATCGTCGAAGTGGTGTCCCGTGCCCACGAGTCCATCGTCGGCCGTTACTTCGAAGAAGGCGGCATCGGCTTTGTCGTGCCGGATAACCCGAAGGTCCAGCAGGAAGTGCTGATCACCCCCGGCCGCAACGGTGCCGCCAAGGTCGGCCAGTTCGTCGAGGTGAAAATCACCCATTGGCCAACGGCGCGCTTCCAGCCCCAGGGCGATATCGTTGAAGTGGTCGGCAACTACATGGCGCCCGGCATGGAAATCGACGTTGCGCTGCGCACCTACGATATTCCTCACGTCTGGCCTGATGCCGTGCTCAAGGAAGCCGCCAAGCTCAAGCCGGAAGTCGAAGAGAAAGACAAAGAAAAACGCATCGACCTGCGTCATCTGCCGTTCGTCACCATTGACGGCGAAGATGCTCGCGACTTCGACGATGCGGTCTACTGCGAAGCCAAGCCTGGCAAGCTGCGCCTGTTCTCCGGCGGCTGGAAGCTGTACGTCGCGATTGCCGACGTGTCCAGCTACGTGAAGATCGGTTCGGCCCTGGATAACGAAGCCCAGGTGCGCGGTAACTCCGTGTACTTCCCTGAGCGCGTGATCCCGATGCTGCCTGAGCAGCTGTCCAACGGCCTGTGCTCCCTGAACCCGAAAGTCGACCGTTTGGCCATGGTGTGCGAGATGACCATCTCCAAAACCGGCGAAATGACCGACTACCAGTTCTACGAAGCGGTGATCCACTCCCAGGCGCGTCTGACCTACAACAAGGTCAGCACCATCCTGGAGACGCCGAAGACCAGCGAAGCCAAGGCCCTGCGTACCGAATACGCTGGCGTGGTCCCGCACCTCAAGCAGTTGTACTCGCTGTACAAGGTGCTGCTGGGCGCCCGTCATACCCGTGGCGCGATCGATTTTGAAACCCAGGAAACCCGGATTGTTTTCGGTTCCGAGCGCAAGATCGCCGCGATCACCCCGACCACCCGTAACGACGCGCACAAGTTGATTGAGGAATGCATGCTGGCGGCCAACGTGGCCACTGCCGAGTTCCTGAAGAAGCACGAAATTCCTGCGTTGTACCGCGTGCACGACGGTCCGCCGCCGGAGCGCCTGGAAAAACTGCGCGCCTTCCTTGGTGAGCTTGGCCTGTCCCTGCATAAAGGCAAGGATGGCCCGACGCCCAAGGATTACCAGGCTCTGCTGGCCAGCATCAAGGACCGTCCGGATTACCACGTGATCCAGACCGTGATGCTGCGATCCCTGAGCCAGGCGGTGTACAGCGCCGATAACCAGGGCCACTTTGGCCTCAACTACGAGGCGTACACCCACTTCACGTCGCCGATCCGTCGTTACCCGGATTTGCTCACGCACCGGGCGATCCGCAGCGTGATCCACTCCAAGCAGAACACCCCGCACGTCAAGCGCGCTGGTGCCATGACCATTCCGAAGGCACGGATCTATCCGTACGACGAGGCGGCCCTGGAACAGTTGGGCGAGCAGTGCTCCATGAGCGAGCGCCGCGCCGACGAAGCCACCCGCGACGTAGTGAACTGGCTCAAGTGCGAGTTCATGAAGGATCGTGTAGGCGAGTCGTTCCCGGGTGTGATCACCGCCGTGACCGGCTTTGGTCTGTTCGTGGAACTGACCGACATCTACGTCGAGGGCCTGGTGCATGTCACCGCCTTGCCGGGTGACTACTACCACTTCGATCCTGTGCACCACCGTCTGGCGGGCGAGCGCACCGGTCGCAGCTTCCGCTTGGGCGATACCGTCGAAGTGCAGGTCATGCGTGTCGACCTGGACGAACGCAAGATCGACTTCGGTATGCCTGACAAGCCTGCTGAGCCGGCTGGCCGCAAAAAGCGTGGCAGCGAAACTGCAGCGCCGGCTTCCAAAGGCAAGACCACTGGCGCGAAGACGGCTGCCGAGCCTGCACCTGCCAAGTCGGGGCGTCGCTCTTCCGCCAAGGACAAGGCTCCTGAAGCCTACCGCCCAAGCGATGCCGCGGCGAAAAACGCCGAGCTGCGCAAGAGCCGCGAGTTGAAGCAGCAGCTGCTCAACGAAGCCAAAAGTGGTGGTAAAGCGGCGTCTGGGGGAAAGTCCCAAGGGGCGGAAAAACCGTCGAGCAAGCCAAGTAAACATCGTAAAGGCCCGCCAAAAGCGGGCTCTGCCCCTGCGAAAAGCGGCGGGTCGCGCAAACCTAAGGCCAAGTCATGA